Proteins co-encoded in one Lentisphaera araneosa HTCC2155 genomic window:
- a CDS encoding extracellular solute-binding protein, which yields MKKYLTVVLTLFFASVLTIIVLASRKETFMREVRAIDHSLSKPTPFPITKEQWPADLEWHDGSEQKTFSDPQATKGGTWEAYMQSFPPNFRQVGPESNSGFRGLMDDNDIDLVEIHPVTNKLMPGIAKRWAVTKDRTKIFFEIDPDATWDDGVPITVDDFIFRLKAMRSPGVVAPWYNQYYSTMLVDILKFSDHRMAVVLPSAMADTVLKGTIPPLPYHFYGELREIRKTYPANRALSYLKRDGKEVPTELTQLLEEHNKALETLAKDEKPPKEPTYEITVEDVQPDWVNTYNWKIQPRTGPYNIYSYIKGKEVVFKRNENWWAKDKKFYKHRYNVDYIRYTVIRDNNLAFEKFKLGELDQFGLILPNYWHSKAKYMDPVDMGYMQKIWFYTQQPQGSSQINFNLDKAKLKDINLRLGIIYSLNIQNMIDTVLYGDYERSETFNEGYGDYSNPNIKARRFNPKKAVEYFEKAGYSKIGRDGIRVNEKGERLSFKILYAAPHHTQRILALQNEARKLGLHLALDNFDSTAVFKAMLSNEHEIAWNGWGAGFRPKYRSQFHKENAHKNQRNNLSNLDDDQVSEMIDKYRFALDSETRIKLAHQIEERLFELAATIPTYKVPYFRQAAWRWVKYPDFIATPSNEMLMDKYGTFWIDPKMKKELLEKMKKKEIIYDIPAIIKDERYRGGKNAQH from the coding sequence ATGAAAAAATATTTAACAGTTGTTCTCACTTTATTCTTTGCGTCTGTACTGACTATCATTGTTCTGGCATCGCGTAAAGAGACTTTTATGCGTGAAGTCCGTGCAATTGATCATTCTCTAAGTAAACCAACACCCTTTCCAATAACAAAAGAACAATGGCCTGCAGACTTAGAATGGCACGATGGAAGTGAACAAAAAACCTTCAGTGATCCTCAAGCCACAAAAGGGGGCACTTGGGAAGCCTATATGCAATCTTTCCCCCCTAATTTTCGCCAAGTTGGCCCTGAGTCAAACTCGGGATTCCGAGGCTTGATGGATGATAATGACATTGACCTTGTGGAAATTCATCCCGTAACCAATAAACTCATGCCTGGGATTGCAAAACGATGGGCGGTAACCAAAGACCGTACAAAAATATTTTTTGAAATCGACCCTGATGCGACTTGGGATGATGGAGTCCCCATTACAGTAGACGACTTTATTTTTCGCTTAAAAGCTATGCGTAGTCCCGGTGTTGTTGCTCCCTGGTACAATCAATATTATTCAACCATGCTAGTTGATATACTCAAATTCAGTGATCACCGCATGGCTGTTGTACTGCCTTCTGCCATGGCTGACACAGTCCTCAAAGGAACCATCCCTCCCCTTCCCTACCATTTCTATGGTGAACTTCGCGAGATCCGTAAAACTTACCCCGCTAATCGTGCCCTGTCTTACCTCAAACGTGATGGCAAAGAAGTCCCAACAGAACTCACTCAATTACTTGAGGAACACAATAAGGCATTAGAAACCCTCGCAAAAGACGAAAAACCACCCAAAGAACCCACTTACGAAATTACTGTTGAAGATGTTCAGCCCGACTGGGTCAACACCTACAACTGGAAAATCCAACCGAGAACTGGCCCTTACAATATCTACTCCTACATCAAGGGCAAAGAAGTCGTCTTTAAACGCAATGAAAACTGGTGGGCAAAGGACAAGAAATTTTATAAACATCGTTATAATGTTGACTACATCCGTTATACAGTTATCAGAGACAACAACTTAGCTTTTGAGAAATTCAAACTTGGAGAGCTCGATCAATTTGGCTTGATACTACCAAATTACTGGCATTCTAAGGCCAAATACATGGACCCAGTCGACATGGGCTACATGCAAAAAATCTGGTTCTACACTCAACAGCCCCAAGGCTCTTCACAAATTAATTTCAACCTAGACAAAGCCAAACTTAAGGACATCAACCTTCGTCTTGGAATCATCTACTCCCTCAACATTCAAAACATGATTGACACTGTTCTTTACGGTGATTACGAGCGTTCAGAAACTTTTAACGAAGGCTATGGCGATTATAGCAACCCTAACATCAAAGCTCGGCGCTTCAATCCGAAAAAAGCAGTTGAGTATTTTGAAAAAGCGGGTTATAGCAAAATTGGCCGAGACGGTATCCGTGTAAACGAGAAAGGCGAAAGACTCAGCTTTAAGATCCTCTACGCCGCCCCTCATCATACGCAACGAATTTTAGCTCTACAAAATGAAGCTCGTAAACTCGGACTCCATTTGGCACTTGATAACTTTGATAGTACCGCAGTATTCAAAGCCATGCTTTCTAATGAACATGAAATCGCTTGGAATGGCTGGGGAGCCGGATTTCGCCCCAAATACCGAAGTCAATTCCACAAAGAAAATGCTCATAAAAACCAACGGAACAACCTTTCTAATTTAGACGATGATCAAGTCAGCGAAATGATTGATAAATACCGCTTTGCCTTAGATTCAGAAACTCGAATCAAACTGGCTCACCAAATAGAAGAACGCCTCTTTGAACTTGCCGCTACCATCCCTACCTACAAAGTCCCTTATTTCCGCCAAGCCGCCTGGCGTTGGGTCAAATATCCCGATTTCATTGCTACTCCCTCGAATGAAATGCTTATGGATAAATATGGGACTTTTTGGATTGATCCAAAAATGAAAAAAGAACTTTTAGAAAAGATGAAAAAGAAAGAAATCATCTACGATATCCCAGCTATCATCAAAGATGAACGATATCGCGGAGGCAAAAATGCTCAGCATTAA
- a CDS encoding ABC transporter ATP-binding protein: MLDVKNLKMHFPVYGGILRRQVASVFAVDGVDIRVQAGETLGLVGESGCGKSTLGRAILQLYKNTAGSVNFDGKELTDMSVTQLRDVRKDLQVILQDPGESLNSRHTVGRIIEEPLEIHNIGKDAKERKLRVLQLLDKVGLQEDAYHRYPHEFSGGQRQRISIARAIALEPKLIICDEAVSALDVSIQSQVLNLLMDLQKEMNLAYIFISHDLSVVRHVSDRIAVMYLGKIVESAQTDDLFEIARHPYTQALISSIPQADPNRKKTAKALQGDVPSPLSPPLGCHFHTRCPHATEKCKSQRPKLINYSSSENEHLVSCHLLED, encoded by the coding sequence ATGCTTGATGTAAAAAACCTCAAAATGCATTTCCCTGTTTACGGAGGGATTTTACGTCGTCAAGTGGCTAGTGTCTTTGCCGTAGATGGGGTCGACATCCGTGTTCAAGCGGGTGAAACACTTGGTCTCGTAGGTGAATCTGGATGTGGAAAAAGCACCCTTGGTCGTGCCATCTTACAGCTTTACAAAAACACTGCTGGCTCAGTAAATTTTGATGGTAAAGAATTGACGGATATGTCGGTCACGCAACTTCGCGATGTTCGCAAAGACCTCCAAGTCATCCTCCAAGATCCCGGCGAATCTCTTAACTCTCGCCACACTGTCGGCAGAATTATTGAGGAGCCCCTAGAAATTCATAATATCGGTAAAGATGCCAAGGAACGAAAGCTACGCGTTCTTCAACTTCTCGATAAAGTGGGTTTACAAGAAGACGCCTACCATCGCTACCCTCACGAATTCTCGGGTGGTCAACGTCAGCGCATTAGTATTGCCCGTGCCATTGCACTGGAGCCAAAGCTGATCATTTGCGACGAAGCCGTTTCCGCTTTAGATGTGTCCATTCAATCTCAAGTACTCAACTTGCTTATGGACCTACAAAAAGAAATGAATTTAGCCTATATCTTTATTTCTCACGACCTCTCTGTGGTGCGTCATGTCTCTGACCGAATTGCTGTCATGTACTTAGGGAAAATTGTAGAAAGTGCTCAGACGGATGATTTATTCGAGATCGCACGCCACCCCTATACTCAAGCTCTCATCTCGTCCATCCCTCAAGCCGACCCTAATCGTAAGAAAACGGCAAAAGCCCTTCAAGGTGACGTTCCTTCACCTCTCAGTCCTCCTTTAGGCTGTCATTTTCACACGCGTTGCCCACATGCCACTGAAAAATGTAAATCACAAAGGCCAAAGCTGATTAATTATAGCTCTTCAGAAAATGAGCATCTCGTTTCCTGCCACCTCTTGGAAGACTAA
- a CDS encoding ABC transporter ATP-binding protein gives MLSIKNLTTTFEIDDCTVTAVDGLSFDLPQGSTLGIVGESGSGKSVSALSILRLLPKPMGKSSGEVLLDGENLLNLPADDMLKIRGNKISMIFQEPMTALNPVHSVGKQLMETFFLHFPAMSKNVAWDRSVEMLTKVGIPAPEKRMHEYPHQLSGGMRQRVMIAIALSCEPDILIADEPTTALDVTVQDQILELMKELQKKNNMSIIFITHDLGVVAENCDRVLVMYAGRMVEHSTVKELFAKPAHAYTKALLKSLPQLNSVRKTPLETIQGLVPSLKELKDGCRFGPRSGFEHSEESLNQRPEIREIAPDHLIEWCPDCQKAMGEDQDA, from the coding sequence ATGCTCAGCATTAAGAACTTGACTACCACCTTTGAAATCGATGATTGCACGGTAACTGCTGTGGATGGACTTTCTTTTGACCTTCCCCAAGGGAGTACTTTAGGTATTGTAGGCGAATCGGGCTCGGGCAAAAGCGTGAGTGCGCTCTCTATCCTACGTCTCCTCCCTAAACCCATGGGAAAAAGTTCCGGCGAGGTATTGCTAGATGGAGAAAACCTCCTGAATCTACCTGCTGATGACATGCTAAAAATTCGAGGTAATAAAATCTCGATGATTTTCCAAGAACCCATGACGGCTCTCAACCCTGTACACAGTGTTGGCAAACAGCTTATGGAAACATTTTTTCTTCACTTCCCAGCCATGTCGAAAAATGTTGCGTGGGATCGATCCGTAGAAATGCTTACCAAAGTAGGCATCCCCGCACCAGAAAAGCGCATGCACGAATACCCTCATCAACTTTCCGGGGGAATGCGGCAAAGAGTCATGATTGCCATTGCACTTTCTTGCGAACCAGACATTCTCATCGCCGATGAGCCGACCACTGCCTTAGATGTCACGGTTCAAGACCAAATTCTCGAATTGATGAAAGAGCTTCAGAAAAAGAATAATATGTCGATCATCTTTATTACTCACGACCTAGGTGTAGTCGCAGAAAACTGTGATCGAGTCCTCGTCATGTACGCGGGGCGAATGGTGGAACACAGCACAGTGAAAGAACTTTTTGCGAAACCCGCACACGCTTACACCAAAGCGCTCCTCAAGTCCTTGCCACAGCTCAACTCAGTGAGAAAAACTCCACTCGAAACTATTCAAGGACTTGTCCCCTCTTTAAAAGAACTTAAAGATGGCTGCCGCTTTGGTCCTCGTTCTGGTTTTGAGCACTCGGAAGAATCACTCAATCAGCGTCCCGAAATAAGAGAAATTGCGCCCGATCATCTGATCGAATGGTGCCCCGACTGCCAAAAAGCGATGGGAGAAGATCAAGATGCTTGA
- the orn gene encoding oligoribonuclease has translation MNKLFWIDMEMTGLDPDENRILEIAILITDHKLDIIDRFHAVIRTPKAILDGMDEWNTRTHTSNGLVKEAVNGRFIQEVEIDLLNLADKHFANKQIFLCGSSLSLDRMFIEKFMPSFAKKLHYRIVDVSSWKAIFQTFLDLRFHKQDAHRAMNDIEESLRELKLYLSYIDSDKLPEVLNLNL, from the coding sequence ATGAACAAGCTTTTCTGGATTGACATGGAAATGACTGGTTTAGATCCAGATGAAAATCGTATTCTTGAAATAGCTATACTCATCACTGACCACAAACTTGATATCATCGACCGCTTCCACGCCGTCATTCGCACACCTAAAGCTATCCTGGACGGCATGGATGAGTGGAATACTCGAACACACACATCTAATGGTTTAGTCAAAGAAGCCGTAAATGGCCGTTTTATTCAAGAAGTAGAAATTGATCTTTTAAATCTCGCGGATAAACACTTTGCCAATAAACAAATTTTTCTCTGTGGAAGTTCACTGAGCCTTGACCGTATGTTCATTGAAAAATTCATGCCCAGCTTCGCCAAGAAACTTCATTATAGAATTGTTGATGTTTCATCTTGGAAAGCTATTTTTCAAACATTCCTCGATTTGCGATTCCATAAACAAGATGCTCATCGTGCAATGAATGATATCGAAGAGTCCCTCCGCGAACTCAAATTATATTTATCATATATAGATTCCGATAAACTACCCGAAGTCCTTAACTTGAACTTATGA
- a CDS encoding ABC transporter permease subunit, with the protein MNPINQQRWQRFRNNRMALISLQFFIGLTLISLCSELFFNDKALAVKYNGELHFPFLQSAIPAKNFGLENQSEANYLELQKSFRAKPEDGNWVIMPFVPFHYRSIDKIDREPIDKKLKETELEYNNKIVKLANNSTTQKETIYSLKLERNKALGEIDKNKYHPLPPDLPSRHFLGTDDTGRDILAQLSYGYRIAILFALMLLIVNYVIGVAVGCAMGYLGSWYDLIMQRIIEVLSNIPFLYIIIIIAAVLRAQGFTMGFWAMIGIYASFGWMGLTWYMRTATLKEKAREYVLAARACGASKTRIVFKHIIPNVISLLVTFAPFSISGSIIGLTSLDFLGYGLPKDYPSWGGLIKVGTDNIQSPWIVTSIVVAMVLVLFLINAIGEGIRQAYDPKKISHYE; encoded by the coding sequence ATGAACCCTATTAACCAACAGCGCTGGCAACGATTCCGCAATAACCGCATGGCTCTTATTAGCTTACAGTTTTTTATTGGCCTCACCTTAATCTCACTTTGCTCAGAATTGTTCTTTAACGACAAAGCACTTGCCGTTAAATACAATGGAGAGCTCCATTTCCCTTTCCTACAAAGTGCGATCCCCGCTAAAAACTTCGGCCTTGAGAACCAAAGTGAAGCCAACTATTTGGAACTGCAAAAATCATTTAGAGCCAAACCCGAAGATGGCAATTGGGTCATCATGCCTTTTGTCCCTTTTCACTACAGAAGCATTGACAAAATTGACCGAGAACCCATCGACAAAAAACTCAAAGAAACCGAATTAGAGTACAATAATAAAATTGTGAAACTCGCAAATAACTCGACTACACAAAAAGAAACGATTTATTCCTTAAAACTCGAACGTAACAAAGCGCTTGGTGAGATAGACAAGAACAAATACCATCCTCTACCTCCCGATTTACCTTCTCGACATTTTTTGGGAACCGATGATACGGGAAGAGACATCTTAGCACAGCTGAGTTACGGCTATCGCATTGCCATACTTTTTGCACTCATGCTCTTAATCGTCAACTACGTCATTGGAGTCGCTGTAGGCTGCGCCATGGGCTACTTAGGATCTTGGTACGACCTCATCATGCAACGTATCATTGAAGTACTCTCAAACATTCCCTTCCTTTACATTATCATCATCATTGCAGCGGTTTTAAGAGCACAAGGCTTTACCATGGGCTTCTGGGCGATGATAGGGATCTATGCCTCTTTTGGATGGATGGGACTCACTTGGTACATGAGAACGGCCACACTTAAAGAGAAAGCTCGTGAATACGTTCTCGCCGCCCGCGCATGTGGAGCCTCCAAAACACGTATCGTTTTTAAGCACATTATACCTAATGTTATCTCCTTGCTCGTAACTTTTGCTCCCTTTTCAATTTCTGGTTCCATTATTGGTTTAACTTCACTTGATTTCCTCGGCTATGGACTTCCTAAAGACTATCCCAGCTGGGGAGGCTTGATAAAAGTTGGCACTGATAATATTCAATCTCCTTGGATTGTCACCTCTATTGTTGTTGCCATGGTCCTCGTTTTATTCCTCATCAATGCCATTGGCGAGGGCATCCGCCAAGCTTACGACCCAAAAAAGATCTCCCATTACGAATGA
- a CDS encoding c-type cytochrome, whose product MSSKPKNTGGPLVIAFSAVLAVMLFVGFKGLAKTAKESYSEKQTAITQAQNQQSEKIKSRAEKSKAAIAQKQEAKAQAASPVANANVDIGKAKYALCATCHGQNGEGMAALKSPALAGQTADYIIRQLQNFKHGVRGADPAKDMAGAQMAPMAKMLSDDDMKNIAAYVGTLTGKAVHTLTGDAAAGKAKYALCATCHGPNAEGMPAMKSPGLTNLPDYYVVSQLKNFKSGVRGSDPSKDMHGSMMAPMAKMLSEEDMKNLAAYIKTLAK is encoded by the coding sequence ATGTCTAGCAAACCAAAAAACACTGGTGGACCATTAGTCATCGCATTCTCCGCAGTACTAGCCGTCATGCTTTTTGTAGGCTTTAAAGGCCTCGCAAAAACTGCAAAAGAAAGTTATTCAGAAAAGCAAACAGCTATTACTCAAGCTCAAAACCAACAATCTGAAAAGATCAAATCACGTGCAGAAAAATCAAAAGCTGCTATAGCCCAAAAACAAGAAGCTAAAGCACAAGCCGCTTCACCGGTAGCCAATGCTAATGTTGACATCGGCAAAGCTAAGTATGCTCTCTGCGCAACTTGTCACGGCCAAAACGGCGAAGGCATGGCCGCTCTAAAATCACCTGCTTTAGCTGGTCAAACTGCCGACTATATCATTCGTCAGTTACAAAACTTCAAGCACGGAGTTCGTGGTGCTGACCCTGCGAAAGATATGGCTGGCGCTCAAATGGCTCCCATGGCAAAAATGCTTTCTGACGATGACATGAAAAATATCGCCGCCTATGTTGGCACATTAACTGGTAAAGCTGTTCACACTTTAACAGGCGATGCTGCTGCAGGTAAAGCTAAATACGCTCTGTGTGCAACTTGTCACGGTCCAAATGCTGAAGGTATGCCTGCCATGAAATCCCCTGGCTTAACCAACCTTCCTGATTACTACGTAGTATCACAGCTCAAAAACTTCAAAAGTGGCGTTCGTGGTTCAGACCCATCAAAAGACATGCATGGCTCTATGATGGCGCCAATGGCAAAAATGCTTTCTGAAGAAGACATGAAAAACTTAGCGGCTTATATCAAGACTTTAGCTAAGTAG
- a CDS encoding lipopolysaccharide kinase InaA family protein — protein sequence MKLLPCLHGTFTYYDVSWKKNLENFGITKDAPWTTVQAGTQVSRSKRVNCFLLEKNNNKAFYKTYQLHDKFWEFFFRPSKCLTEVRNYVIMGEIGIPCPKVLAYGERRQLGSLHENFIVTSAVEDAKDLSDFGEEWHAMGDLDKKNSIFKEISKEVLKQTRLAHDNNFFHFDLHWRNILIKQDKNGNWTSFWIDSPRGRKMNINPQRGRIVDLSCLARLAVYYLTKTQRYRFICDYLQVKGGPQAKQLFRDVAKRLSRRPPPPPKHVRNS from the coding sequence ATGAAACTACTCCCCTGTCTTCACGGAACTTTCACCTACTACGACGTGTCATGGAAAAAAAACCTTGAAAACTTCGGCATAACAAAGGACGCTCCTTGGACCACAGTTCAAGCGGGAACACAGGTCAGCCGAAGTAAGCGCGTCAATTGTTTTTTGTTAGAAAAAAATAACAACAAAGCCTTCTATAAAACCTACCAACTCCACGATAAATTTTGGGAATTCTTCTTTCGTCCGTCTAAATGCCTTACTGAGGTTCGTAATTACGTTATTATGGGAGAGATTGGCATACCTTGCCCCAAAGTCCTTGCCTATGGTGAACGCAGACAACTCGGAAGCCTTCATGAAAACTTCATTGTCACTAGTGCCGTTGAAGATGCTAAAGACCTCAGTGACTTCGGTGAGGAATGGCACGCAATGGGCGATCTAGATAAAAAAAATAGCATCTTTAAAGAAATATCAAAAGAAGTGCTCAAACAAACACGACTAGCTCATGATAATAATTTTTTCCATTTTGACCTACACTGGAGAAACATCTTAATTAAACAAGATAAAAACGGCAATTGGACATCCTTTTGGATCGATAGCCCGCGCGGTAGAAAAATGAATATCAATCCTCAACGCGGGCGCATAGTTGACCTTTCCTGCCTAGCTCGTCTTGCCGTATACTACCTCACAAAAACACAACGTTACCGTTTTATATGCGATTACCTCCAAGTTAAGGGAGGGCCACAAGCAAAACAACTTTTCAGAGATGTGGCGAAACGTTTATCAAGACGCCCCCCTCCACCACCAAAACACGTGAGAAATTCATAG
- a CDS encoding PSP1 domain-containing protein, protein MKLVYEVWQESGLRTDCLGIDNQKLKKNDAVILDFGAYKEYARVVNCRGELPIEADSESLPQILRRATLQDQNKANENHRFNRTSSQKAEKIIGKSNLDISMVDAHISFDRRRAVIRFLSPKRVDFRQLVRELASSLGMKIEMRQVGVRDVAKMRGGIGTCGRVLCCTSWIHEFQSVNVRMAKEQHLSLNNNIISGQCGRLKCCLAFEYEGYQLISEDMPLHGSKIMVRGQEARVLDTTLLNRSLLVRVKQDGRVMNVSREQLDDLVDSKDSACGDDCGADTSCSTDDCGSCGD, encoded by the coding sequence ATGAAGTTAGTTTATGAAGTCTGGCAAGAGTCCGGTCTGAGAACAGATTGTCTCGGTATAGATAATCAGAAGTTAAAGAAAAATGATGCCGTTATTTTGGATTTTGGAGCCTATAAAGAATATGCTCGTGTGGTGAATTGTCGCGGTGAATTACCAATTGAAGCGGATTCGGAAAGTCTCCCTCAGATTCTTCGTCGGGCCACACTTCAAGATCAAAATAAAGCTAATGAGAATCATCGTTTCAATCGAACGTCCTCGCAAAAAGCTGAAAAAATTATCGGCAAATCAAATTTAGACATTTCAATGGTGGACGCGCATATATCCTTTGATAGGCGACGTGCAGTTATTCGTTTTTTATCTCCCAAAAGAGTAGATTTTCGTCAGTTAGTTCGAGAATTGGCTTCGAGTTTAGGGATGAAAATAGAAATGCGACAAGTGGGTGTTCGCGATGTTGCAAAAATGCGTGGAGGGATTGGGACTTGTGGTCGGGTTCTCTGTTGTACGTCATGGATACATGAGTTTCAAAGTGTCAATGTTAGGATGGCAAAAGAACAGCACCTTTCATTAAATAATAATATCATCTCTGGCCAATGTGGTCGTCTCAAATGTTGTTTGGCTTTTGAGTATGAGGGCTATCAATTAATTTCTGAGGATATGCCACTTCATGGTAGTAAAATAATGGTGAGAGGGCAAGAGGCACGTGTACTAGATACAACGCTCTTGAATCGTTCTTTACTTGTAAGAGTGAAGCAAGATGGGCGTGTGATGAATGTGTCTCGAGAACAACTCGATGATTTAGTAGATTCAAAGGATAGTGCATGTGGCGATGACTGTGGGGCGGATACATCCTGCTCCACAGATGACTGTGGTAGTTGTGGGGATTAA
- a CDS encoding ABC transporter permease, which translates to MGTYILRRTLLMIPTFLVITILVYFLCRSVPGGPIERAKERIMMANLQEGAKSSNAYNDQLDKFATGELSPEDKAALMAQYNISDNAWADYFSWLGRTLSGDLGMSATYNEPVSELIINRMPISIFYGVISMFFIYGICVPLGVIKALKNESFVDNLSSFFVFVAYAIPGYAFGAILLVYFAGQWQWFPLGGFVSDNFDSLSFTAKIYDLIHHAALPMSCYLIGSFAFMTMLVKNTMLDNLSYDYIRTALAKGVPYKKAVFRHALDNSLVPLATHFGNSISLIISGSFLIEKVFNIEGLGLLGFNSLENRDFEVVMGILAISCLLQMIGNLLSDICVAYVDPRVKFD; encoded by the coding sequence ATGGGAACTTATATACTTAGAAGAACACTGCTCATGATCCCCACTTTTTTGGTGATCACAATCCTCGTGTATTTTCTCTGTCGTAGCGTTCCGGGCGGCCCCATAGAGCGAGCCAAAGAACGTATAATGATGGCCAACCTTCAAGAAGGTGCCAAATCATCAAATGCTTACAACGACCAACTCGACAAATTTGCCACTGGCGAACTCTCTCCAGAAGACAAAGCTGCCCTCATGGCTCAGTACAACATTAGCGATAACGCTTGGGCGGACTACTTCTCTTGGCTAGGCCGAACGCTAAGTGGTGATCTCGGCATGTCAGCCACTTATAACGAACCCGTTTCTGAGCTCATTATCAACCGCATGCCCATCTCTATTTTCTATGGCGTGATATCGATGTTTTTTATCTATGGGATCTGTGTTCCCCTTGGAGTTATAAAAGCTTTAAAAAATGAAAGTTTTGTCGACAACCTCTCTTCATTTTTCGTCTTTGTGGCCTACGCCATTCCCGGCTATGCTTTTGGAGCAATTCTACTTGTTTACTTTGCGGGACAGTGGCAATGGTTCCCTCTCGGCGGATTCGTTTCGGATAATTTTGATTCCTTGAGTTTCACAGCTAAAATCTACGACCTCATACATCACGCAGCCCTCCCTATGAGTTGCTACCTCATCGGATCTTTCGCCTTCATGACCATGCTCGTCAAAAACACCATGCTAGACAACCTCTCCTACGACTATATTCGAACAGCTTTAGCCAAAGGCGTCCCCTACAAGAAGGCTGTTTTTCGCCATGCCTTAGACAATAGCCTCGTTCCTCTAGCTACGCATTTTGGCAATAGTATATCACTCATTATTAGTGGTTCTTTTCTCATCGAAAAAGTCTTTAATATTGAAGGCCTCGGCTTATTGGGCTTTAATTCTTTAGAAAATCGCGATTTTGAAGTCGTCATGGGGATTCTCGCAATCTCATGCCTCCTACAAATGATCGGCAACTTACTTTCCGATATCTGTGTCGCATACGTAGACCCAAGAGTGAAGTTTGACTAA